In the Hirundo rustica isolate bHirRus1 chromosome 2, bHirRus1.pri.v3, whole genome shotgun sequence genome, AATTTGCTGCTCAGCTGATGGTAATGCCCTtaactgcaaaaagaaaagccaacagCAGGTGGGACAAGCATTCCCAAGCGAACATTTTGATAaagaagtaaacaaaacaaagtccAACTCCATTCTGTTGTGTTAGCAGGACTAGAAGGGTGCTGGGCTGCCTTGCAATGGGCCGGGATCTGCAGTGGGGGAGACCTTTAGGAAACAGTTGAACATTCCCAGAGAAAGGCTTGGGTTGGCTAATCCTAcgtggggcagtggtggcctaAGCAGGCCCACTTCTTCTGGGAGGAGGCTGAGaggatcccagcccagctgagagGAGAGCTGGCAAGGAGCTGTGATAGAAGCAGACAGCCCTTGGGCACGGCAGCCACAGGGCACAATCCCAGGCACAGATTTAAGCTCAGAAACAGAGCTTTCATTGCTGTGGAAAGCAGAAGGGGCACTGATATCGCTTCCTCAGGCAGAGAGCATATAGGAGATCCCCACTTCCCTCGCCTGTCTTCCCCTGTGCCAGAGCTCGCAGCAGAGCTCCCCAAAGCTGTGCTGTGGCACTGACACAGCTGAGGAGGCAGCAAACTGGGAGCAGGTCTCTGTGTGGAGTAACCACAGAGGGCACCTCTGGGCTGGCTAAAAACTAAACACATGAAAGGGCGTTGGCTGTAATTGTGCTGCTGGAGTAGAGCCTCCAATACACCAGGATATCCTCCAGGGCAGCACACAAACCAGGGCCACTTGCAGAGATTGAGGTCGTTTGCTGCAGGAAACGAGAACAGCTTGCCCTAACGGGGAAtgcacaacacaaaaaaacatcTTCTGCCAACTCTGTGTGTTTTGTGGTGCTTTTCACAGGTGATGGTcatgctgctcttccctgtgcagctgctggcagtggctgcCACTGTTTACCTAGAGCTGGTGAGGTCCGCTCAAGGTGGTGCCTACTATGGGATCAAGCAGCTGCCACCTCAGGTGCCCCAGTACCAACCCCTCGGACAACAAGTACCTCACATGCCGCTGGGCAAAGAAGGCATCCCGATGCAGCACCTGGGCAAGGAGGTGCCCCACCTGCCCTACGGGAAGGAGTACCCCCATCTGCCCCAGTACAGGAAGGAGGTCCCACAGATGCCCATGCTCGGCAAGGATATGGCTCCCAAGAAGGAGAAAGGTAGGTCAGCAcatcctcctctgctcctgcacgGTCCCATGTAGCCATGGGGAAATGGAACATCGGAGCAGGCTGCTAGGAGAAACCTTGTCATTGCAGGAGACCCTCTGATAGGGTTTCAAATGATGGCCCAGAGTCTtgtctggagctgctcccactcTCACTGCAACAACCAGACGTAGGAACTAAGAGCCCCAAGATCTGAATTTACGGGAACATCACCGTTTTGTCTGAACTTGTCCAGACCCTGTGATTTTGAGGTTTGCAGATAAAAACATACAACTGCTCTTCAGACTCTGGAGTCCTCTTTCTGTAGGTTATTTATGGGTAACAGAGGCATTGAAAGTACAGAGGATTACTGCACAAGTCTGCACGTACAAGCACTTTCCCTGTTCAGTTCAGGAAGTTTGGACAGTATTAAGATATTTAAGAAAACAAGTAAAGAAGTCCAAAATACAAAGGGTGACCAGGAACACACAGGTGTCATAAAATCTTGTGAGAACCACCAGCGTCTGCACAACTGCAGACAAGCTGGGTAACTCTGTCTTACTGAGGCTCCAGCTAACCACATCTTCCACTGACTTCAGAGGGAAACGGAAGATTTCAGGGCCCATTTTTGGAGTTTCTGAACAAGCACAATTGGCTACAGTAAAAACAACCTATCTCACGAGCAGATTTTTGATGTACATAAAACACAACATATGCAGAGAGGGGAGGTTTCTGCCTCCCAAAGAACAGTTTATTCTCTTGTCCTGAAACCtcatctcctctccttccccaaatCTCTCACTTCTTTACACATTTTAGAGCTGGAAAGAGCTTCCACTTAATCCAAAAAGTCTGCAGCTTGAAAAGcaaccagccccagcagcaaTTTCCCCACCCTGACCTGCAAGGATAAGTGATCACATACACCAAAATGTGGGTTTGGACAATACAAACATTTTGCAAAGAGTTTAGAAGAGCCATAACTGGACATGGCTATGCCAAAAGAGCAGTACTGATTAAGGCCACAGGTTTCCAGTAATACTCTAACGGGAACCAAAGCCTTGGGGAAAATACAGACATACCCTATGTATAAACTTCCTACCAATACAATCTTTTTAAATTGATCTTGCTCATTTAACCCCCTCCAGAGAAAGCACTTTTATGAGGGGATTCCTCCCACAGCACGAGAGCACCAAATTTCCTgaaaaaactttaaaaggtAGATTGATCAACAGCAACATGGGACGAAATGCAGATTTTGCTGTTTAAGATTTGCAAAATACTATCAAAGCACAGATGGCTTTCACATAAGATGCACAGTAATTGCTTTGTGGAAACAGAAGCATGTGCAGAAGTTTGGAGCATGAAAAACACTGGTAACATCCTCTTCATTCTCAACACCAACCTGTAACTCTCTAGTCTGTCTACCACAAAACTGCAAAGCATCATAAAAAGCATACTCAATTCAAAACTGCCTGTTTTTTGAAGGATGTtctttcatctctctctctctcacccctttctttttcttttcttcccaacCCAGAAATTCCCATGCGCGGTCTGAGGGGTGAGCAAGGCCCCCCGGGTGAGCCCGGACCAAGAGGGCCGCCAGGGCCACCGGGATTACCGGGTCACGGTGTACCAGGAGCCAAAGGAAAACCAGGCCCACAAGGATACCCAGGAATTGGAAAGCCGGGTTTGCCAGGGATGCCAGGAAAACCAGGGGTGATGGGGCCCCCGGGGCCAAGAGGGGAGATGGGGCCGAAGGGGGAGGTCGGGCCCATGGGGATACCGGGACCGCAAGGACCGCCAGGGCCTCACGGGCTCCCCGGCGTAGGGAAAGCGGGTGCTCCGGGGCTGCAGGGCCAACCGGGGCCGAAGGGTGAGCCCGGGATGAAGGGGCCGCCAGGAATCCCTGGGATCCCGGGACcgaagggggagaagggggtCGGGATCCCGGGCTTGCCGGGTCTGAAGGGTCCGCCTGGGCTGCCCGGTCCCCCCGGCCCCGTGGGGCTGCCGGGGGTCGGCAAACCGGGCATGGTTGGCTTCCCCGGCCCACAGGGACCCGTGGGCAAACCGGGACCCCCGGGAGAGTTAGGGCTGCAGGGGCCTCCAGGGGCCCCCGGGATCCAAGGCCCTCCTGGCCCGCCCGGCATAGGCAAACCAGGCCAGGACGGCATACCCGGCCAGCCGGGCTTCCCGGGCGGCAAAGGGGAGCAGGGATTGCCAGGCCTCCCGGGGCCCCCCGGCCTCCCTGGGGTCGGGAAGCCGGGCTTCCCCGGGCCCAAAGGGGAGCGAGGTGTGGGTGGTCTGCCTGGCCCCCTGGGGCCGAAGGGGGAGAAGGGGCACGCGGGGCCACCCGGCATGGGAGGGCCACCGGGGGAGCCCGGCCAGCCGGGACTGCCGGGCATCATGGGCCCCCCGGGGGCCGCCGGCTTCCCAGGACCTAAAGGGGAAGGGGGGGCCGTAGGGCCACCAGGACCGGTCGGCCCCAAGGGAGAACCTGGCCTGCAGGGTTTTCCGGGAAAGCCGGGCTTTCCTGGGGAAGTGGGTGGCCCCGGGCTGCGGGGGCTGCCGGGCCCCACGGGACCCAAGGGGGAAGCCGGACACAAAGGCTtgccggggctgcccggggTCCCGGGGCTCGTGGGGCCGAAGGGTGAGCCCGGGCTCCCCggtgcccaggggctgcagggccccTCGGGCATCCCGGGCATCGCGGGCCCCAGCGGTCCCATCGGCCCCCCCGGGCTGCCGGGGGCGAAGGGCGAGCCCGGCATGCCCGGGCCCCCCGGCTTCCCTGGGGTAGGCAAACCCGGCGCCgcggggctgcagggaccccCGGGGAAGCCCGGGGCGCTCGGTCCTCCCGGCCAGCCGGGGCTCCAGGGGCCACCGGGCCCCCCCGGGCCCCCGGGCCCTCCGGTCATCATCCCGCCCACCCCGCCAGCCGTGGGACAGTACCTGCCCGAGGTGGGGCCGGGGATAGACGGCGTGAAGCCTCCTTACGGCTACAAGGGCAAGAAGGGCAAGGCCGGCGGCATCGTCTACGAGATGCCCGCGTTCACGGCCGAGCTCCTCACGCCCTTCCCCCGCGTCGGGGTGCCCGTGAAGTTCGACAAGCTCCTGTACAACGGGCGGCAGAACTACAACCCGCAGACCGGCATCTTCACCTGCGAGATCCCCGGCGTGTACTACTTCGCCTACCACGTCCACTGTAAAGGCGCCAACGTGTGGGTGGCGCTGTACAAGAACAACGAGCCGCTCATGTACACCTACGACGAGTACAAGAAGGGCTTCCTGGACCAGGCTTCGGGCAGCGCCGTGGTGCAGCTGATGCAGGGAGACAAGGTTTACGTTCAGATGCCATCCGAGCAGGCGGCAGGACTCTATGCCGGGCAGTACGTTCATTCGTCTTTTTCAGGGTATTTATTGTATCCCATGTAAAACAAAACGAACAGGCAcgcacacagcacacacacagaatcGAAacctttctcctctgcttcGAACTTTTATACCACAAAAGATGCGTTTTATGACCGTTTTGGACCATCttgtacaaaaacaaaaccaaatacaaAGTTTAACCATTATGCACAGctagttattaaaaaaaaaggtgcgGTGAACATATCTAAAGATGCGTATCAGGTTCATAAACAGTTGTTTTGCACCCGAGGGGGACATATTAGCTGTACATTATATATTTCTGCAACGCCACGCTTAATTTCACTCACACTAATTCAGTACTAAAGTTCAAATCAGTGTATGTCACTCACTCCTGTTGCATTGATCATAGTTATGAGATGAAAAACAGTGACTTAATCCAGAGTAGGTCAGTCtctaattatattaaaaaattgagTGGCTTATTTGTCTGGGTGGgggttttcttgggtttttgaCAGCAGGTGTGCCTGACAAGCAAAGGTTCTCTTAGCTGGAGACTTGTATTTCCCTTCCTCTGTAATAAAATAACCCTGtagggtgtggggtttttttcctgaacaatTTATTTATGATGGAAGAGGAATCCTGATGGCATGACCATTCCCCCTGAGCATTCTCCAGCAGTCATTGGACAGAAAATGTCAGCACTGACTCCAGCAGGCCCTGGGTTCACTTCCAACCACCACAGCACGTGAAAAGTCTCATTTCTCTCTCGACACAGCTCAAGTAGATGAGGGTACATCTCCCCCATTTACTTCTGCCACGTCAGTGAGACATTTTGGCCAGCACATGGCAATAGTTCAGGGTGGCAGGAATTTGCTTGGATTCCTGTGCTTGTACCAAGAACCCATCTGGCTTGTCAGAGGAGACACCTACTCTGCCACTCAGCAAAAGCTCAATCAGTTTGCTCTTCAATGACTAGGCAAAGCAGAAGTAGCTCTGTTTGCTTAACCGATTTGTTGCTTGAGATCAACCAGTAACTTTACCAGCAATACTGATCACACAGATTCATCTGAGAACTTGGTTCTATCTAAAAGCTATTTTCCAATCCTTATTTATGCGTTACCAGTTGTCAAGGAGAACCTGCAGGCCTCAATACTTCTCTGTACTTGAGGACAGCGACTTCTGTGCAGGGAGTCGCCGTCTGCTCATCAATGGTGCTATTCTCACCTCAACAAGTGCTCTGTTTCCTAAGGGCAGTGGACCTTGCTGCGGTTCCCTGTACAGTGCTGCACATCACACACGGCTGCGCTAGTTCAGAGTTAGGTGCTCATCACCTCTTCCGTGGCTTTAGCTACCGCTACTGCTTTTGAGTCAAAAATGaactagatttttttcatgcagaacTAAGATTGGATTTAACTGGCATTACCATTATTTAAATGCAGAGTTTAATGCAGTCTAACATTGACTAAGGACTCCAGTGACATAATGTGGTGCTTTATCTCAGAAATTTTATGGAACGGTGGCAGGAATGGACGGACAGTTTACCAGACACTGGTGACTTCAGTATGTTCCCAGAATATATGAGATATGtcaaaagcaaataattttgtatttaaaatttttgtactgatttgaaaaaaaaaatatcttattaaatatctttaaaaattaaaaactaaaacccGATTCTGTCTTCATTCAGAACTATAAAAAGGGACACTTGACCTGCTGAATTCATCTATCAGACCACAAGGGCTCTCTGAAACCACTGACAGCCTGATACAGGGAAAAAACTATAGAGATACACCCTTATCTCTAGTTCCCATCTCCTGGTAAAACATGCCCTAAGCCAGAGAGAGAACGCATCCCATTTGGTGGGAGGGCACGGCAGGGTCTGGGGGGGAACAGGAGGGGGGAAGGGCTCCCTCAGGCAGCCCGTGGGGACAGATACTGCAGCCAAGGAATCAGCCACAGAGGCTGCTGCTAAGGGCTTGGGGTGCCTGAGAAGGCAGAACTGCCTGCCCAGGATGTGAGATGCTGGCTCCTAATGTGCTTTCCCCACCTCACCTCAAAGACAAGCATTTCCTCCAAGCTGGTGAACTCCTAGACTGTCCATACTGAAGGGAATGCACTGAATACCTACTGTGTCAGAGAACTGTTATCCAAAGCTCCCTTGGACTCCCTGAAGCCCTCAGCATCTCATTTTTACTgcacaaagagaaaacataatGAGCTAAGTACTGCACTCAACATCTCTCATTTTTTATCTAAAGCCATTATCactttctgagttttttttatCGCAGACCGTCTTCCTTGTTCTACATCTCTTATTttagcattcccccaaacagtCCACAGTAAGACAAGCAAAATTCAAAGATGCTGCTCTTAATCTTATCCACAACAAACAAGTCCCAGCTCTGGTTGCACTCGGCCTTGAGTCGGATCTCCAGCCACAGTACAAATCAGTCCACCTAGGTTCCAAATAGTCAGCTgtttgttctacaaagcactgAAGTTTGTTCCAAAACTTGATACCGTATCTAACACCATTACTTTATACACCAATGATAACGGCCCTGGGCATACCCACACATCCACGCTCACACACAGAGCACCAGCCTTGCAAAAATAAGTCTGAGGGCACTGTATTTAACAGTTTATTCACAGGAAAATAATCTCCTTCCATTTGTGGCATTCAGAATTTCACTTGAAACAACTGTAAGAATTCTTCAAAATACAGGTGGCACTTGAAAGGCATATAAAACTTAAGACAAATGGcaaataaaataagtatttccCAATACCAAAAATGTATGTTGAGCTTTGTGTGTTCTTAAAACTCAGAGTCCACTTAAAAGTGAAGGTTTTTATACTCTCCCCCAGAGCATtgctaaaaaggaaaatatggcATTGGAAACAAGAAGTACCACATGCTAATTAAACACCAAAGTAGTGATTCTGTATTATCACCTATATAGTCACCAGAAATGTAGTTTATTAACATCTTTTAGGCACACTCAGATTCATGTTTAGTGCAACAGTCTGTGACTTCCCTTAATTATtacagcagaggaagaaatagTTTCCCAACAAAGAAACCTCCTGAAAGACTGAGCCAAAGAGAGCTTTCAGCAAACATGTGTCATCCTGCCTGTTCTGTGCGTAATTTGGTATCTTAGAGCTGTGTCTTTCTGACAGTGCAGATAAAATGCAGAAGCACCTTTGCTGTAAGGTGATGCTGTCTAGAAATTCAGCAGGCTGCCAGAGAACAAGAACAGAgtaagaagggaaaagaaaatctgactTCAGAGAGAATAATGATGGGAGACACTGGGTACCTACACAGTTACACCATTATCAGACACAGAAATAAAGCAGGCAGCACCCTGGGATTCAAAACTGGCAGCTTCACTCCTgatatgattaaaaaaaaaaaaaaaaaaaaagataactttTAAAGGAAAGTTTCAGTGCAGAGATTTCATTTTCAGGAAtggcaaaaagggaaaaacaaagtctTAATAGCAGCTCACACTCAGAAACTATCTAAATATTTGGTGTTATTGTTTTATTCTAAAAGCCCCAAGTCTTTGGTACTGCAAAACACCTGTGAAAATGTGTGCCCAGATAGAAGAGACACTGTGAGCATGCAGAGAAAGACACCACACTTGGGGGCTCCTGTCCTTGAGGCAGAGTAGCAGGAATGGTGTGCATGAAGCAGGTGGTGGAACAGGGCTGGTGTACACAGGATCCTACAAAACATCTTGTTGGGAGAAAAATTCATTACTTGGCTCGCTGCTTTATTACAGAGAAAAGCTACTGGCCTGCAAACTGGCTTTCAAAACGAAacaccaaacacacacaaaaccccaaacaaacaaaacaagtaacaacaaacaaaacagacaaaacaaataacaacaacaCCACCCCCTGTCttctcccccccaaaaaacccataGTTTATCAGCAGCATCAGCTCTTGGCTTGATCCCGAAGGAACAGGTTTCATTCAAAATGTTACCCAGTCACCCTGGGACAGTAACTGTGGTGGACTCAACACCCCTGGCAGGAGCACagaagtgggagaaaaaaaaaatccctggaaatACCACTTAATTTGAAAAGTCAGTCAGTCATACAATGGGAAGGCTTATTAGGacatgaaaagaaacagctgataGGGATAACTGCTCAGAGAGAAAATACTCAATTCATCGAGTATTTTCATTCaccaaacattatttttaaaaaaaagtatgttaGGGAGATCAAAAAAACTGATGTGGCAAAAGTCAAAAAGActaaaggtttgggttttttaaaatacaaagagtTTGGGAGACACCATTTGTTTGCCACgaagctgctttttcttttccattattttgtttgttctgcTACAGCTAGAATCCAAATCCCATCCtcccagaaaaagcagaaaacatacTAGGAAAATTGGAGAATGAATCAGTTTAAATTAGTGGGAAGAGTATCtctggagattaaaaaaaagcagagaaaataaccACATCTTCAAAAGCAGAGCTCCCTCCCCACTTCCTGAACTGGAGACAGAGGTGGAGAAGCAGAGGGATGCAGCCTGTACCATCACAAGAACTCTCCTTACAGTGCCTGGAACAAATTCAGAAGCTCTCTTGGAAAAAACATGCTCCTGGACTGCATCCTGCAAGACCTTACATGGATGCAGCTGGGAAgtggcagcagccagctctggaaGCAACTGCGGATTCTGAGGGTGAAGGGGCAGCCCCCCActtctgccagccctggctctcaGCACAGTCTAAGATCTACCAGGGGCTCCTCCACAACAAGAGCTGTGGCAAGGCTTTTTGCAGACACAGCAGCTTTTTCAGGTGGAATTACTATTGTCAGGAGTTTAAATCGCTGTAGGTCGGGAGCTGCAGAATCACAAACAAGATTTTCATTAACTGAAAAAACCAGGATAAATAAATGCTGGTAGAGACAGACAATACCGTCactatttttttaagtgaaaccCCACCTGTTTGCATTCAGATTTTCAAGCAAAGACCTCTTCAAAGTCTCAGgaaaaaatagaggaaataCAAAAAATGAAGAGCCCTTCTGCCCGCTGGTAAAGAAATTGCGATTTCCTCAATTTCCGCCACCAGAGtcacctgttccagtgccccaGGACCTCCCACACGCTCCCCTCTCCGCCACACTCCCACCTGCCaccctgcacacagctggaGTGCACCCAAGGGACACACAGCAGACAAGACACCGTAGCAcaccctgtgctctgctgggacaactcctccctccttccccaccccatACCACAGATTTTTCTGACATCCCGAGTCATTTCAGGTATGTGCAGCTTGCTTGAAACAGACCAAAGCTCAGGAATCACTGGGTGAAAACACAAGCCTCTTCTCCTTCAGCTGTGGCACCTCTCCAGACCGTACTGCCCTCCCTAATTCCCAAATGACAGAGCCAAGGAGGTAGAGCTGGAAATGAGAACTATGGGAAGGtgtatgtggttttttttaaaaaacacctaCTGCACCCCACAAGAAAGATGACTCTTTGGTTACTTCAGTGGTTATTCTTCTATATAgctgcagcaaaataaattctgtaCAGTACTCTTGCAATCCTCAGCTTCTGAAAATAACAAATACCATGGTTTATGTTCATACTGCGACCGTTTGCGTTATTCCTAAATGTAGTCACTCgatataattttgtttaaaagcaaCAACAGTATTCCTACCAACTTCAAAGACTTTTCTTAATTGGACTTCTTTGTGCTTCCTTCAGCTGTGATTGATAAAGATAAGCACAAAATCTTCCAGAAATTCTGccataattaaaataaaaactttataTAGATGTCCTGTGAGAGAACTGGAACAGCATATTGTTCTTTGACAGTTGTCAGGCACCTTCCCAGGCAGATTTAATTTATTCACAGGCTTGTCAGAGACAAACCAATACAGGAAACAAACATCTCATTAAATGTTTCAATTAAAATCTCGAGTAAGTTTCCACTGTTAAATGATTTAGTTCAGCCACACACTTCAAACTTAAATATCAAGACAGAAGAGGTAAACAGATGCCAAATGATAATTCAGCCGAGGTATTACATCCTAGATATTCCCTACTGCACTCTACTGCCAAAAATGGGAGTATTCCTTGCTTGTAGCGATGCATTACAGCATCTGGGGAAGGAGATTGTCCTCATTTGGAAAAATCCACCTGTTTTTgaagagcaaacaaaaaaatacatgagATCGTGTCCTAAAAAACTACGACTCCAACAAACATTGACTCTAAACTCAGGCATGAACATCTCTGTCCGAGCTTGTGTTTCTGTTGTGGTCTGGGGGCTGATACAAAGGTAGTTTTGGACAGCTCTTCAGTCTTCATATTCCCTCTTTTTTAAGTCAAGTCAGCAACTGTAATATTTACTGGGTGCACAACACAGGGAGTGTGATTTTTCCACAAAATGGGTACAACACAAGCATTGTCAACACCAACATCTCCACAAATCAGACAAAGGGTCTTCACCTTCGGCAAAGGCAGACAGGAGTTCAGGGCTGATGGTCAGTGcggaagctgtggctgcttgGCTGAAGGTGGACATCCTCTCCTCAGGAGCGTGGCAGAACAAAACCTGCGCAGTCTGTGTGTTCCCCCTTCTCCAAAACACACAGTACTGATTC is a window encoding:
- the COL8A1 gene encoding collagen alpha-1(VIII) chain, producing MVMLLFPVQLLAVAATVYLELVRSAQGGAYYGIKQLPPQVPQYQPLGQQVPHMPLGKEGIPMQHLGKEVPHLPYGKEYPHLPQYRKEVPQMPMLGKDMAPKKEKEIPMRGLRGEQGPPGEPGPRGPPGPPGLPGHGVPGAKGKPGPQGYPGIGKPGLPGMPGKPGVMGPPGPRGEMGPKGEVGPMGIPGPQGPPGPHGLPGVGKAGAPGLQGQPGPKGEPGMKGPPGIPGIPGPKGEKGVGIPGLPGLKGPPGLPGPPGPVGLPGVGKPGMVGFPGPQGPVGKPGPPGELGLQGPPGAPGIQGPPGPPGIGKPGQDGIPGQPGFPGGKGEQGLPGLPGPPGLPGVGKPGFPGPKGERGVGGLPGPLGPKGEKGHAGPPGMGGPPGEPGQPGLPGIMGPPGAAGFPGPKGEGGAVGPPGPVGPKGEPGLQGFPGKPGFPGEVGGPGLRGLPGPTGPKGEAGHKGLPGLPGVPGLVGPKGEPGLPGAQGLQGPSGIPGIAGPSGPIGPPGLPGAKGEPGMPGPPGFPGVGKPGAAGLQGPPGKPGALGPPGQPGLQGPPGPPGPPGPPVIIPPTPPAVGQYLPEVGPGIDGVKPPYGYKGKKGKAGGIVYEMPAFTAELLTPFPRVGVPVKFDKLLYNGRQNYNPQTGIFTCEIPGVYYFAYHVHCKGANVWVALYKNNEPLMYTYDEYKKGFLDQASGSAVVQLMQGDKVYVQMPSEQAAGLYAGQYVHSSFSGYLLYPM